CCATACAGTGACCTTTACATGGACCTGTACATGATAAGACGAATAAAGTCTCTGCAAAGTTATCCTCATTTATTATCGAGTAAACCTGCAAGTATGCACAGGTTGGTACTCTCCATGTTATCAGATTTGCAACTTAGTCGTACGCTGTTTTTTTTAGAGAGCGAGACAAAAAAGCCTGATTTTTGTCCCGAAAATGCCGATTTTCCTAGCTTTTTTATGAAAAATGCATATTTTTGGAAATTAAACACTACCAAAAGTCTCATTTTCCTATAAATAATCAGCATTTGCCCAAAAAGAAAGGCGACCTTGTCGCCATTTTAGTTACCATCACATTTATTTCCCTGTTTCCTTGTTTTTCGGAATACGAATGGTGAATTGATAGAATTCATCATGATCTTCTTCCGCTGTCTCTACAGGTAGGCCTGTCTGAATCACCATATCGATCGATTGTCGAACTGTATTAATTGCAATCCGCGTATCTCTTGAAAATGCTTTCCAGCGAGGCTTCGCATCTTTTTCCGATTTAGGGTTCTCAGCCAATTCTAGAAGCTGCTTCACGCGCACTTCCGTCTGTTTCACATTCCATTCCCGCTCCAAAATCTCCAGCAGGACCTTATTTTGTAATTCTGGATCTTTTAACGGAATCAGAGCCCTTGCATGACGCTCTGTTACTTGTCTGGACAACAATGAATCTTGAATTTCTCGCGGTAAATGGAGCAAGCGCAATTTGTTTGCGATTGTCGATTGTCCTTTGCCTAAACGTTGAGCAAGACTCTCTTGCGTCAAATTGTGCAAATCAATCAGCTTTTGATATGCGACTGCCTCTTCAATGGCTGTCAAACCTTCTCGTTGCAAATTCTCAATCAATGCGATAGAGGCTGTTTGCGAGTCATTAAACTCTTTGACAATCGCAGGAATCCTCTCCATGCCCAATTTTCTAGTTGCACGCAAACGTCGTTCTCCAGCAATCAATTCATAACGACCATCGCGAACCCGCACGACAATCGGTTGAATGAGCCCATGAGTTCGTATCGTTTGACACAACTCATCAATTTTCTCGTCATCAAATACAGTACGAGGTTGATATGGATTCGGTACAATGTCCTCAACTGGTATTTGTTTGATTTCTTCGTTATCTGTCTTGTCCGTCAAGCCAAAAATCCGAGAAAATGAATCTTTAACTGCCATAGAAAAATCCCCCACTTCTACCCGTTCCATCCGTGCTATTTTAAAGTCTTTGAAGAGGTGTTCAAAAAGTCATTTTTGATCACGAAGTAATCCTGAAAGAATAGCGCAACAACGAAACAAGCGTTCACCTTCGAAATCCCGGTGCTCATGTAGCTCCCCTACATTCAGCACCTCCTTCTTCAGCTCCTCGCCGCCTTCTTGGTGCTGAAAAGACAACTTTTTGAATACGTCCTAGAAACTGAAAAAGGTCCTGTCCAATCAACGACAGAATCTCCCTCGAAACATTTTGTATCCCTCGCCCATCCATTGTCCGGATATGACAGATTGAATATGTTCTTTGATTGTTGCTGCTAAGGAAAAATGGCATATTGGCGTCGTAAGTGAGTCCAGTCCTACTCTTTTTACATAGGTCCTCCTCTTACATCGTTAAAGACAGCATGCATCTACTTAAAAAAGCTTCACAAGCCCTATAGTACATACTGCTTAACAGACTCTTCTTGCCCATCCGGTCGGTTTGTAAAATTGCCTTTGACCTAATCTTCTTTCCCTACACGCTTTCTTCAGGTTCATTTATATATATGTAATTCTGCAAGATTCGTCCAATTCCTGCTAACGAAAAACGTTTCACGTGAAACATCAATCGTGATCTTCGTCATAAAAATCGCGATCGTCACGGTGCTTTGGCCTCTCATCACTTCCAATGCTCTCATCTGTAGAATGTGAAATCTTGGTGACAGAAAACAATCGAGGAAAAAGCCTATGAAAGTCTAACGTCAGGTACGAAAAAATCGCGGCAACGATCGCAGCGACATACATCCCTGCACTGAACATTAGACCAATGGCTGAAGCAACCCACATCCCTGCTGCCGTCGTCAAGCCTTTCACCGAACCATTGAATTTAATAATAGCTCCAGCTCCCAAAAATCCCATGCCCGTCACGACTTGTGCAGCTACCCTACCTGGATCATGATTTACACCGCTCGAAGAAAAACCGTAAATGGAAGCTAGTCCAAAAAGACATGAACCAAAGCAAACAAGACTATACGTTCGAAAACCAGCACCTCTTTGCCTACTCACATCCTTTATAAATCTCTCTCGCTCCCATCCCATGATGGCACCTGCTAGAAAAGCAAGAAAGAGCCGAAGCAATATGGTCGGGAGTTCTGGCGGGAAAAAGGAGGAAAGTAATGCTGCTTGCATAGTCTAATCACCCTCTCATACGATGTCATTCTTTCGAAGGAGCTAGTACTATGTATATGCCGAGTTGTAGACTCCATGATCCAAGAAGCAAACCTGAGAGACTACTTTTGAGGCATACTTTCCATTTCATCAGGAACGCGCAGTTTCACTTAAACTTTCAATACGAAAAAAAGGCCGCAGCACATGGCTACGACCCTCTCTTTTGACTGACTCCTACACTAACGGCTTTTTCGCAGGAACTCCTGCCTTGCGCGGATAGCTTTTCGGCGTCGCTTCTATTTTTTCCATGATGACGATGTTACGCTCTCCAGCTTCCTCTAGAAGCTGGAATGTCTCGACCTTTCTCGTCTTTCCACCAAGCGTCTTGATTGCCTTTTTCGCTTCAGCAAGCTCTGGAGTAATCTCCGCTCCCTTGAGAGCGACGAAGTTTCCTCCGACTTTGGCAAAAGGAAGGCAGAACTCCGATAACAGATTGAGTCTCGCAACAGCACGTGCCACTACGAGATCAAATTTCTCCCGATAAACCGCTTCTTGCCCACGATCCTCAGCACGCCCATGTACAGGATTCACGTTCTCCAGACCCAGCTCCTGTGCTACATGCTGCAAAAAGCTCATACGCTTGTTCAAGGAATCAATGATCGTCATTTTCAGATGTGGGAAGCAAATTTTCAAAGGAATGCTCGGAAACCCTGCGCCCCCACCGATATCAACAACTGATTGCACCTGATCAAATGGGAAGTAAAAAGCCGGCGTAATCGAATCATAAAAATGCTTGTTGTACACTTGCCCCTCTTCGGTAATCCCGGTCAGGTTCATCTTCTCATTCCATTCAACCAGCAGGCGGAAAAAATGATCAAACTGCTCCTTCTGACGATCCGTCAAAGAAATCCCCTGGGCTGCAAGTACCTCGGCAAACTGTTCTTTCGTCATAGCTTTTCTCCTTACTCGGCTACTCCCACGCGTTTGTACTCCAGATATACCATCAACACGGAAATGTCTGCTGGAGTAACTCCTGCGATACGAGCCGCCTGCCCGATATTCAACGGACGAATTTTGGTCATATTGTCGCGGGATTCCTTGGACAAACCGGAGATTTGGTGGTAGTCAATATCCGTTGGGATGCGGCGCTCCTCCATTTTTTTCATCCGCTCTACTTGTTGCAATGACTTTTTGATGTAGCCATCGTATTTAATCTGAATTTCAACCTGTTCGGTCACATCCTCTGGCAGTGCTTCTGGTGCAGGGACCATTTGAGCAATGTGGCTGTAGTTGATTTCCGGACGACGCAGCAATTGAGCCAGCTCGATGACATCTGTCAGTTCAGGAGAGCCTGCGTTGCGCAAAACCTCTTGGACATGTGCCATTTCAGGACGTACGCGCGTGTTTGTCACACGTTCTTTTTCTTGCTCGATCAGCTCGCGTTTTTGATTAAATCGATTATAGCGTTCTTCGCTAATCAGACCAATTTCATGGCCGATATCCGTCAGACGCAAGTCCGCATTGTCATGGCGCAGCAGCAATCGATATTCTGCACGAGAAGTAAGCAAACGATAAGGCTCATGCGTTCCTTTAGTAACAAGGTCGTCAATCAAGACACCGATGTACGCCTCTTCTCGCCCCAAAATAACTGGTGGTTTCTCTTGAACGCGGCGTGCTGCGTTAATTCCTGCCATGAGACCTTGACCCGCTGCTTCTTCATAGCCAGAGGTACCATTGATTTGTCCTGCTGTGAACAAGCCAGGCAAGGTTTTGGTTTCCAAAGAAGGCCAGAGCTGCGTCGGCACGATCGAATCATACTCAATCGCATAGCCAGGGCGCATCATTTTGACTTCTTCCATTCCAGACATAGAGCGCAGCATGGAAAGCTGGACATCCTCCGGCAAGCTGGTCGACAAGCCTTGTACATACATTTCTTCGGTATTGCGTCCTTCTGGCTCCAAGAAAATTTGGTGACGCGGTTTATCGTTAAAACGAACTACCTTATCTTCAATCGAAGGGCAATAACGCGGGCCTGTTCCTTCGATCATTCCCGAATACATTGGTGCACGATGCAGATTGCTATTGATGAGTCCATGCGTTTCTTCATTTGTATATGTCAGCCAGCAAGGAAGCTGATCCATAATAAATTCCGTTGTTTCATAAGAAAAAGCACGTGGTACCGGATCACCAGGCTGAATCTCCATTTTGGAGAAATCCACGCTGCTGCTATGAACACGTGGAGGCGTCCCCGTCTTGAAGCGTGTCATTTCAAAACCGAGTTCCTTCAAATGATGTGCCAAACGAATGGACGGACGCATGTTGTTCGGTCCACTTTCGTATTGGAGATCTCCGAGGATGATCTTTCCGCGCAAATAGGTTCCGGTTGTCAATACAACGGATTTGGCCATGTATCGCGCTCCAGTTTGCGTAATAACCCCTTCACAGACTCCATCGTTCACGATCAGCTCTTCCACCATCGCTTGACGCAGGATCAAATTCGGAGTATTTTCAATCGTTTTCTTCATTTCATGCTGATACGCAAATTTGTCTGCTTGCGCGCGCAAGGCATGCACAGCAGGTCCTTTACCTGTATTCAGCATCCGCATTTGGATATGGGTTTTGTCGGTATTGCGTCCCATTTCTCCACCAAGCGCGTCCAATTCGCGTACGACGTGGCCTTTTGCCGGACCACCTACGGAAGGATTACATGGCATGTACGCCACAGCATCCAGGTTGAT
This genomic stretch from Brevibacillus sp. DP1.3A harbors:
- the rsmG gene encoding 16S rRNA (guanine(527)-N(7))-methyltransferase RsmG — encoded protein: MTKEQFAEVLAAQGISLTDRQKEQFDHFFRLLVEWNEKMNLTGITEEGQVYNKHFYDSITPAFYFPFDQVQSVVDIGGGAGFPSIPLKICFPHLKMTIIDSLNKRMSFLQHVAQELGLENVNPVHGRAEDRGQEAVYREKFDLVVARAVARLNLLSEFCLPFAKVGGNFVALKGAEITPELAEAKKAIKTLGGKTRKVETFQLLEEAGERNIVIMEKIEATPKSYPRKAGVPAKKPLV
- the mnmG gene encoding tRNA uridine-5-carboxymethylaminomethyl(34) synthesis enzyme MnmG yields the protein MNVVPAYEAGSFDVIVIGAGHAGAEAALAAARMGCSTLLLTINLDAVAYMPCNPSVGGPAKGHVVRELDALGGEMGRNTDKTHIQMRMLNTGKGPAVHALRAQADKFAYQHEMKKTIENTPNLILRQAMVEELIVNDGVCEGVITQTGARYMAKSVVLTTGTYLRGKIILGDLQYESGPNNMRPSIRLAHHLKELGFEMTRFKTGTPPRVHSSSVDFSKMEIQPGDPVPRAFSYETTEFIMDQLPCWLTYTNEETHGLINSNLHRAPMYSGMIEGTGPRYCPSIEDKVVRFNDKPRHQIFLEPEGRNTEEMYVQGLSTSLPEDVQLSMLRSMSGMEEVKMMRPGYAIEYDSIVPTQLWPSLETKTLPGLFTAGQINGTSGYEEAAGQGLMAGINAARRVQEKPPVILGREEAYIGVLIDDLVTKGTHEPYRLLTSRAEYRLLLRHDNADLRLTDIGHEIGLISEERYNRFNQKRELIEQEKERVTNTRVRPEMAHVQEVLRNAGSPELTDVIELAQLLRRPEINYSHIAQMVPAPEALPEDVTEQVEIQIKYDGYIKKSLQQVERMKKMEERRIPTDIDYHQISGLSKESRDNMTKIRPLNIGQAARIAGVTPADISVLMVYLEYKRVGVAE
- a CDS encoding MgtC/SapB family protein; translation: MQAALLSSFFPPELPTILLRLFLAFLAGAIMGWERERFIKDVSRQRGAGFRTYSLVCFGSCLFGLASIYGFSSSGVNHDPGRVAAQVVTGMGFLGAGAIIKFNGSVKGLTTAAGMWVASAIGLMFSAGMYVAAIVAAIFSYLTLDFHRLFPRLFSVTKISHSTDESIGSDERPKHRDDRDFYDEDHD
- the noc gene encoding nucleoid occlusion protein; this encodes MAVKDSFSRIFGLTDKTDNEEIKQIPVEDIVPNPYQPRTVFDDEKIDELCQTIRTHGLIQPIVVRVRDGRYELIAGERRLRATRKLGMERIPAIVKEFNDSQTASIALIENLQREGLTAIEEAVAYQKLIDLHNLTQESLAQRLGKGQSTIANKLRLLHLPREIQDSLLSRQVTERHARALIPLKDPELQNKVLLEILEREWNVKQTEVRVKQLLELAENPKSEKDAKPRWKAFSRDTRIAINTVRQSIDMVIQTGLPVETAEEDHDEFYQFTIRIPKNKETGK